Proteins encoded in a region of the Uranotaenia lowii strain MFRU-FL unplaced genomic scaffold, ASM2978415v1 HiC_scaffold_154, whole genome shotgun sequence genome:
- the LOC129759424 gene encoding something about silencing protein 10: MRNKDKIRFDDVGDHYEPSESEAEYDDDEKQLLKKIRDRKKKGAFGDDDQEEEVLGFDDDDDDDGDFDDDESDFDDDIRKFEHDSDIEGAEDGDDDLPDRKAWGQKASNFYDTGYVDRDYDSLTAQEEELARLEEIEAIETQQRLAKELNEADFSLDVFITNKEQSEKPEKAEAKKVKKNEKKEKTEIQLKVDVSDLSKRQKRDLFRKEAPEFDGLVEDFERNLQECHECLEPVLKYLTERNKSEHPMVKLLRTRYDLAISYCNNIAFYLLLKAKKIKVKNHPVVKRMVQMKQLLQELDQKCEGTVKEQVETILAHIQCGEEIIFEDVDDVQEKPNEKTKRLAILDKLEQLNDEQSNEKLGSGDSDEEDELDEEQPSRKKVRMESDSDEDDHEPIPEEDDAAGVEITADEKRKITYQISKNKGLTAHKRKDQRNIRVKNRRKFQKAMVRRKGAVRPVRTETTRYAGEASGIKAFVRRSVKIK; encoded by the exons ATGcgaaataaagataaaattcGTTTCGATGACGTTGGTGACCATTATGAGCCATCGGAATCGGAAGCCGAATATGACGATGACGAAAAACAGTTGCTGAAGAAAATCCGGGACCGCAAGAAGAAAGGAGCCTTTGGGGACGACGACCAGGAAGAGGAGGTTTTGGGGtttgacgacgatgatgatgatgatggggaCTTCGACGATGATGAGAGTGACTTCGATGATGATATCCGGAAATTCGAGCACGACAGTGATATCGAAGGAGCCGAAGATGGGGACGACGATCTTCCGGACCGGAAAGCGTGGGGTCAGAAGGCTAGCAATTTCTACGACACCGGATATGTGGATCGGGATTATGACAGTTTGACCGCCCAAGAGGAAGAGCTGGCTCGGCTGGAAGAAATCGAAGCTATAGAAACGCAACAACGCTTGGCGAAAGAATTGAACGAGGCGGATTTCTCACTGGACGTTTTCATAACGAACAAAGAACAG AGCGAAAAACCCGAAAAGGCGGAAGCCAAGAAGGtaaaaaagaacgaaaagaaagagaaaaccGAAATTCAACTGAAGGTAGATGTTTCCGATTTGAGCAAACGTCAGAAGCGGGATCTTTTCCGAAAGGAAGCGCCCGAGTTTGATGGTCTTGTGGAAGATTTTGAGCGAAACCTTCAGGAATGCCACGAATGTTTAGAACCAGTGCTTAAATATCTTACCGAACGAAACAAATCAGAGCACCCAATGGTCAAGTTGTTGCGCACTCGTTACGATCTGGCCATAAGCTATTGTAACAATATAGCTTTTTATTTGCTGttgaaagcgaaaaaaattaaagtcaagAATCATCCAGTAGTAAAGAGAATGGTTCAGATGAAACAGCTTTTGCAGGAGctggaccaaaaatgtgaaggTACCGTTAAAGAACAGGTTGAGACCATTTTAGCTCATATTCAGTGTGGAGAGGAAATCATCTTCGAAGACGTGGACGATGTTCAAGAAAAGCCAAATGAAAAAACGAAAAGGCTGGCTATTCTGGACAAGCTCGAGCAGCTTAATGATGAACAGAGTAATGAAAAATTGGGCTCAGGCGATTCTGACGAAGAAGACGAGTTGGATGAAGAGCAGCCATCGCGTAAAAAAGTTCGCATGGAAAGCGATTCAGATGAGGACGACCATGAACCGATTCCGGAAGAAGACGATGCAGCTGGGGTGGAAATCACAGCtgatgaaaagcgaaaaattaCCTATCAAATCTCCAAGAACAAAGGACTTACGGCGCACAAACGGAAAGATCAGCGAAACATTCGGGTCAAGAACCGTCGCAAGTTCCAGAAAGCGATGGTACGCCGAAAAGGTGCAGTGCGGCCGGTGCGAACGGAAACTACGCGATACGCTGGAGAAGCAAGCGGTATCAAGGCATTCGTTCGAAGGAGcgtcaaaatcaaataa